A genomic stretch from Mastacembelus armatus chromosome 7, fMasArm1.2, whole genome shotgun sequence includes:
- the prkcz gene encoding protein kinase C zeta type isoform X3 has protein sequence MELEEAFRIYNRTRQSGLLLHVFPSVPEQPGMPCPGEDKSIYRRGARRWRKLYRVNGHLFQAKRFNRKAYCGHCSERIWGLGRQGYKCINCKLLVHKRCHRLIPQTCQKLMDPAMPSQEPPSDAKSEEVDLPPDDAEDTDGIPFLPHNCTVDKTEDADTEDIKAVVDGIDGIKLSQGLALGLGDFELIRVIGRGSYAKVLLVRLKKNEQMYAMKVVKKELVHDDEDIDWVQTEKHVFEQASTNPFLVGLHSCFQTESRLFLVIEYVNGGDLMFHMQRQRKLPEEHARFYAAEICIALNFLHEKGIIYRDLKLDNVLLDHEGHIKLTDYGMCKEGIRPGDTTSTFCGTPNYIAPEILRGEDYGFSVDWWALGVLMFEMMAGRSPFDIITDNPDMNTEEYLFQVILEKPIRIPRSLSVKAASVLKSFLNKDPKERLGCQVQTGFTDIKSHTFFRSIEWDQLEKKEVTPPFKPQISDDYGLENFDTQFTNEPVQLTPDDEDVIKRIDQSEFEGFEYINPLLLSTEESV, from the exons AATCGATCTATCGCCGCGGGGCCAGAAGATGGAGGAAACTCTACCGAGTCAACGGACACCTCTTCCAGGCCAAGCGCTTTAACAGG AAAGCCTACTGTGGCCACTGTAGTGAAAGGATATGGGGGCTGGGCAGGCAGGGCTACAAGTGTATCAACTGCAAACTGTTGGTCCATAAGCGCTGTCACAGACTCATCCCTCAGACCTGCCAAAAGCTTATG GATCCAGCCATGCCATCACAAGAGCCCCCTTCAGATGCCAAGAGTGAAGAGGTGGACCTTCCACCAGATGACGCAGAGGACACAGATGGGA TACCTTTTTTACCGCACAACTGCACAGTGGATAAAACAGAAGATGCAGATACAGAG GACATCAAGGCAGTAGTGGATGGCATTGATGGCATTAAGTTGTCCCAGGGCCTGGCTCTCGGGCTGGGTGACTTTGAGCTGATCCGAGTGATTGGGCGTGGCAGCTACGCCAAGGTCCTGCTGGTTCGGCTAAAAAAGAATGAGCAAATGTACGCCATGAaggtggtgaagaaggagctggtCCATGACGATGAG GATATTGACTGGGTGCAGACAGAGAAGCATGTGTTTGAGCAGGCATCCACCAATCCATTCTTAGTAGGCCTCCACTCCTGTTTCCAGACAGAAAGTCG GTTATTTCTGGTAATCGAATATGTGAACGGCGGGGACTTGATGTTTCATATGCAACGGCAAAGGAAGCTCCCTGAAGAACATGCAAG ATTTTATGCTGCTGAAATCTGCATTGCTCTGAACTTCCTGCATGAAAAGGGCATCATCTACCGTGACCTGAAGCTGGACAATGTTCTTTTGGACCACGAGGGACACATCAAGCTCACAGACTATGGCATGTGCAAG GAGGGAATCAGACCAGGTGACACCACCAGCACCTTCTGTGGAACACCCAACTACATCGCACCTGAGATCCTCAGAGGAGAGGACTACG GCTTCAGTGTGGACTGGTGGGCTCTGGGCGTGCTGATGTTTGAGATGATGGCTGGGAGATCTCCCTTTGACATCATCACTGACAATCCAGACATGAACACGGAGGAGTACCTCTTTCAAG TTATTCTTGAGAAGCCTATTCGGATCCCAAGGTCTCTGTCGGTGAAAGCTGCCAGCGTGCTCAAGAGCTTTCTGAACAAG GATCCTAAGGAGCGGCTGGGTTGCCAGGTCCAGACGGGCTTCACAGATATCAAGTCACACACGTTTTTCCGCAGTATAGAGTGGGACCAG cTGGAGAAAAAAGAGGTGACGCCTCCCTTCAAACCTCAGATCTCCGATGACTACGGCCTGGAAAACTTTGACACACAGTTTACTAATGAACCAGTGCAGCTAACACCAGATGATGA GGACGTCATCAAGAGAATAGACCAGTCAGAGTTTGAGGGATTTGAATACATCAACCCCCTGCTGCTATCCACAGAAGAATCTGTATGA
- the prkcz gene encoding protein kinase C zeta type isoform X2 has protein sequence MSGNESSPHKCPVPERFGCTTLSSCYTAPQISHSLTAAGRLLVFIPSTDKMAGLCALAFASGESIYRRGARRWRKLYRVNGHLFQAKRFNRKAYCGHCSERIWGLGRQGYKCINCKLLVHKRCHRLIPQTCQKLMDPAMPSQEPPSDAKSEEVDLPPDDAEDTDGIPFLPHNCTVDKTEDADTEDIKAVVDGIDGIKLSQGLALGLGDFELIRVIGRGSYAKVLLVRLKKNEQMYAMKVVKKELVHDDEDIDWVQTEKHVFEQASTNPFLVGLHSCFQTESRLFLVIEYVNGGDLMFHMQRQRKLPEEHARFYAAEICIALNFLHEKGIIYRDLKLDNVLLDHEGHIKLTDYGMCKEGIRPGDTTSTFCGTPNYIAPEILRGEDYGFSVDWWALGVLMFEMMAGRSPFDIITDNPDMNTEEYLFQVILEKPIRIPRSLSVKAASVLKSFLNKDPKERLGCQVQTGFTDIKSHTFFRSIEWDQLEKKEVTPPFKPQISDDYGLENFDTQFTNEPVQLTPDDEDVIKRIDQSEFEGFEYINPLLLSTEESV, from the exons ATGTCTGGAAATGAGTCAAGCCCTCATAAATGTCCTGTCCCGGAGAGGTTTGGTTGTACCACCCTGTCCTCCTGCTACACGGCTCCTCAAATCAGCCACAGTTTAACAGCAGCGGGCCGTCTACTCGTCTTCATACCTTCCACGGACAAAATGGCAGGATTGTGCGCACTGGCCTTTGCATCTGGAG AATCGATCTATCGCCGCGGGGCCAGAAGATGGAGGAAACTCTACCGAGTCAACGGACACCTCTTCCAGGCCAAGCGCTTTAACAGG AAAGCCTACTGTGGCCACTGTAGTGAAAGGATATGGGGGCTGGGCAGGCAGGGCTACAAGTGTATCAACTGCAAACTGTTGGTCCATAAGCGCTGTCACAGACTCATCCCTCAGACCTGCCAAAAGCTTATG GATCCAGCCATGCCATCACAAGAGCCCCCTTCAGATGCCAAGAGTGAAGAGGTGGACCTTCCACCAGATGACGCAGAGGACACAGATGGGA TACCTTTTTTACCGCACAACTGCACAGTGGATAAAACAGAAGATGCAGATACAGAG GACATCAAGGCAGTAGTGGATGGCATTGATGGCATTAAGTTGTCCCAGGGCCTGGCTCTCGGGCTGGGTGACTTTGAGCTGATCCGAGTGATTGGGCGTGGCAGCTACGCCAAGGTCCTGCTGGTTCGGCTAAAAAAGAATGAGCAAATGTACGCCATGAaggtggtgaagaaggagctggtCCATGACGATGAG GATATTGACTGGGTGCAGACAGAGAAGCATGTGTTTGAGCAGGCATCCACCAATCCATTCTTAGTAGGCCTCCACTCCTGTTTCCAGACAGAAAGTCG GTTATTTCTGGTAATCGAATATGTGAACGGCGGGGACTTGATGTTTCATATGCAACGGCAAAGGAAGCTCCCTGAAGAACATGCAAG ATTTTATGCTGCTGAAATCTGCATTGCTCTGAACTTCCTGCATGAAAAGGGCATCATCTACCGTGACCTGAAGCTGGACAATGTTCTTTTGGACCACGAGGGACACATCAAGCTCACAGACTATGGCATGTGCAAG GAGGGAATCAGACCAGGTGACACCACCAGCACCTTCTGTGGAACACCCAACTACATCGCACCTGAGATCCTCAGAGGAGAGGACTACG GCTTCAGTGTGGACTGGTGGGCTCTGGGCGTGCTGATGTTTGAGATGATGGCTGGGAGATCTCCCTTTGACATCATCACTGACAATCCAGACATGAACACGGAGGAGTACCTCTTTCAAG TTATTCTTGAGAAGCCTATTCGGATCCCAAGGTCTCTGTCGGTGAAAGCTGCCAGCGTGCTCAAGAGCTTTCTGAACAAG GATCCTAAGGAGCGGCTGGGTTGCCAGGTCCAGACGGGCTTCACAGATATCAAGTCACACACGTTTTTCCGCAGTATAGAGTGGGACCAG cTGGAGAAAAAAGAGGTGACGCCTCCCTTCAAACCTCAGATCTCCGATGACTACGGCCTGGAAAACTTTGACACACAGTTTACTAATGAACCAGTGCAGCTAACACCAGATGATGA GGACGTCATCAAGAGAATAGACCAGTCAGAGTTTGAGGGATTTGAATACATCAACCCCCTGCTGCTATCCACAGAAGAATCTGTATGA